In the genome of Enterococcus gilvus ATCC BAA-350, the window TCCAAACTCATCCAGTAAGTTCAGTTGTACAATAATTTCTTTATTACTAAGGAAAGAATCTGACAAAACAGTGTCGATCTGTTTTCTAGTCATTTGAGGACGTGCAGCGTTGGTCTTTAACGCATAAGTTTCGTTGGCACGAACACCTTTCATGAGATCATCTAAGGCATAGGCAGTTCCCCACTTCAGGCCAAACTCGCGATCATGAAAGTCGTTATAGTCCTTGAACTCTTTTTTTGTTCGTTTAACCATGCGGATCACTCTCGATTCCAGATTGACCCCCTGCGTGGCCTCCAACCAGCGTAGAGCGAGCGATCGCTCTTGAACCAGGCATATAGCTATGAGCATGAACAATCGATTTGAAGCCATATTTCTTACGGATCGTATCGACGACGAAATCAAGTTTAAAATTATTGAGTTGCTCTTCGGGTTCTTGAAAAAGGTTCAGTTGCAAGGCATTCGTAAAACTGAGCTTGGAACAATTCACCCCAATATTACGGACATCTTGAAAATGATAATGACGATCAAAAAGGATCAGCAACGCTTCTGCAAGTTCTTTACTGGCATTCGTCAATGGCAGTTTCATTTGTTGGTGAAACCCTCGGGTTTCAGGATAGTTGGGATCGATATAACCCATCGAGTACCCGATCCATAAAGAAACACATTCGGTTTTCGCTCCTGCTCGCCGCAAGCGTGTACCGACTTGATCCGCCATTTCCTTAATCACGACCTCGATTTCATCTCGACGAGTATAATCTCGATTCAAGACTTGACTGTTGCCAATCGATTTTGATTTAGGCGTGTATTTCTGACCGATAAAGCTTCGATCGATGCCCCAAGCTTTTGCGTAAAGCTCGGTTCCTATTACGCCAAGTTGTGTCTTTAGCCGCCAATAATCGGCATGTGCCAACTCATAAGCTGTACGAATGCCCATCTGTTGAAGCCTTCTGTTGGTTCGCTTCGCAATGCCGCAAAATTCCGTGAGATCCGTAATCGACCATAATTTTTCAGGAACGTCTTCATAGCGAATTTCCGCCCGCATGTTCGGACTAGCTTTACTATAGAGATCAAGGGCAGCTTTGGCCAACCAGCAGTTGTCCCCTATCCCTACTGTCGTGTAGATGCCTGTGGATCGACAAACATCAATTTGTATTAACCGCGCGAGTTCGTCTGCTGTCGTACAGCCATATAACTTCAAGGAGTCAGTCACATCAAGAAAGGATTCGTCTACGGAAAAGACAGAATGATTGTTCTCATCTGCATACTTTCGATAGATATTATTGATCTCCATGTTTTTCTTCATATAGTAAGACATTCTAGGTGCTGCAATAATGAGATCCTCTGGATACGGAAATGGTAAATCTCTTGCCCTTGAAACATTGGAAATTCCATAGGCTTTTTTCGCAGCTGGTGACGAAGCCAAAATCAGGCCACTGCCCCGCTCGTCTGGTTTGTCCGAGGGATAGCTCATGACCACCAATTTAGTTGTCAAAGGGTTTAGTCCACGTTCTACGCACTCAACGGAACTATAAAAGCTTTTACAATCGATACACAAAATATCGCGACTGGGTTCTTTTTCATAGTCGAATAGTGGATTATCGTTCCAATCCATAGAAATACCCCTTTCCAAAAGAACGTATGTTCGGTATAATTTAAACACGGTCTCTTAGAGAAGTCAATTATTTTTACTGACAACGATGTTTTGATGAGCAATTGCTGATATGATAACTATAAAGATACTTTAGGAAGTGAATACGTATGAGTAAAGAAGAATATCTTCAGCACGTCTCCTGTTTATTGAAACAAGAACAAATTGAGCCACACCTGCAACGACAAATACTTGAGACAGTTCGTGAACTTTTGACTTTTTACAGTGTTGAATTTGTTCACGAATTATTCCCTACGTTCTTTCACCAGTAAAGGAGGAAATGAACCTGATTACTAAAGTGGACTTACTAGAGAAAATATATAAGAATCAACTACAGCATACAATGAAGGAGTGAGCTTCTGAACATGAAGAATCTATTAGTTTTAGGCAATGGCTTTGATTTAACTTGTAATTTACGTTCTAAATATGAGCAATATTTCCATTCAAAATTCAGTGATGATTTAACTTTGGATTTGGATCGTCTAAAGAAAGAATTCGAAGAATTTTTTGTACTATTTTGTGAGCGATCGGGCGAAAACAGAGGAGAAAGATATTCCCTTTATTCTGAGGCTAAAGATTATTTTAACGATTATAAAAAACCAAAAAAAATTAATATTTGGGATTTGATTATCTATTACGGAAAAGAAGGAATTCCAGATAAATGGAATGATGTAGAGTCAAGAATATTAGACTTTTTGGTTTATGAGCCATACAATTCTGAATCAAAAAGAAGAATTCCGAATTTTATACAAATAAAAGAATCAAAATATACAATTGATAAGATACGTGATGAAGAAAATAAATATTCATCATACTTTTATTCACAATTAATTATATTTGTAGCTTCATTATTTAATTTACCTGATCCTTCAACTTCAAAGAGCACCCTATTATCTGAATTAAAGAAGTTTGAAAATAATTTTCGCGAATACTTGTTGCACAGTTTAGATGACCCTCACGACATGTATTGCTATAAAGAAAATGCAGAACATCTTTTAGAAAATATAAAAAAACAAGCCAACCCTGAATTTCCAGTTCGCCTTAGTGTGCTGTCTTTTAACTATACTAGACCTTTTACGTCTAATGTTTTAAATGTGAAGCATCTTCAATGGCAAAATATTCACGGTCGATTAGAAGAAAACAACATTATCCTCGGGATAGATCAAAACAAAGTTAATGTTAAGGATGTTGCTTACAGATTTACAAAAACATATCGACAATTACTACAAAATGACAGTTGGTTTAATCAGACGCAAACGATTTTGCCAAATAAAGAGGATATTCACAAAATAATTTTCTATGGTCATTCATTAAGTGA includes:
- a CDS encoding Y-family DNA polymerase, with protein sequence MDWNDNPLFDYEKEPSRDILCIDCKSFYSSVECVERGLNPLTTKLVVMSYPSDKPDERGSGLILASSPAAKKAYGISNVSRARDLPFPYPEDLIIAAPRMSYYMKKNMEINNIYRKYADENNHSVFSVDESFLDVTDSLKLYGCTTADELARLIQIDVCRSTGIYTTVGIGDNCWLAKAALDLYSKASPNMRAEIRYEDVPEKLWSITDLTEFCGIAKRTNRRLQQMGIRTAYELAHADYWRLKTQLGVIGTELYAKAWGIDRSFIGQKYTPKSKSIGNSQVLNRDYTRRDEIEVVIKEMADQVGTRLRRAGAKTECVSLWIGYSMGYIDPNYPETRGFHQQMKLPLTNASKELAEALLILFDRHYHFQDVRNIGVNCSKLSFTNALQLNLFQEPEEQLNNFKLDFVVDTIRKKYGFKSIVHAHSYMPGSRAIARSTLVGGHAGGQSGIESDPHG
- a CDS encoding AbiH family protein, giving the protein MKNLLVLGNGFDLTCNLRSKYEQYFHSKFSDDLTLDLDRLKKEFEEFFVLFCERSGENRGERYSLYSEAKDYFNDYKKPKKINIWDLIIYYGKEGIPDKWNDVESRILDFLVYEPYNSESKRRIPNFIQIKESKYTIDKIRDEENKYSSYFYSQLIIFVASLFNLPDPSTSKSTLLSELKKFENNFREYLLHSLDDPHDMYCYKENAEHLLENIKKQANPEFPVRLSVLSFNYTRPFTSNVLNVKHLQWQNIHGRLEENNIILGIDQNKVNVKDVAYRFTKTYRQLLQNDSWFNQTQTILPNKEDIHKIIFYGHSLSEADYSYFQSIFDYYDIYLSRVELIFFYNDYRPNIQQEQVLDVSRLIKKYGQTMVNKDHGDNLLHKLIIEKRLSVRKLLVSPML